A genome region from Anaerobaca lacustris includes the following:
- a CDS encoding iron-containing alcohol dehydrogenase, with protein sequence MAEMRFEFATANRIVFGPGVAADLPQITASLGDRPFVLTGGTPEHYEQIVKLLTETNLEPTTFGIRGEPTTETVSAAAAAARQARADVVVGIGGGSAIDAGKAVAAMLTNEGNIEDYLEVVGLGKPLKNRSAPYIAVPTTAGTGAEVTRNAVLLVREHRVKVSMRSPFLLPEVALVDPLLTHSMAPDVTAATGLDALTQLIEAFVTKKANPLTDGICREGLRCAARSLRRAFEDGDDATARQDMALAALFSGLALANAGLGAVHGFAGPLGGMIGAPHGVVCGRLLPHVMAANVKALQARVPDSPALARFDEIAWIVTGDDSARASDGVAWVDDLCHVLTLPGLRRHGLTEADFPDAVAQAKKASSMKGNPIELHDDELTAILAVAMD encoded by the coding sequence ATGGCTGAGATGAGATTCGAATTCGCCACCGCCAATCGGATCGTCTTCGGCCCCGGCGTTGCCGCCGATCTGCCGCAGATCACCGCGTCGCTGGGCGACAGGCCTTTCGTCCTGACAGGCGGCACGCCCGAGCACTATGAGCAGATCGTCAAACTCCTGACCGAAACGAACCTCGAACCGACAACGTTTGGCATCCGAGGCGAACCGACGACCGAGACCGTTTCTGCGGCGGCAGCGGCCGCCCGACAGGCCCGGGCCGACGTCGTTGTCGGGATCGGCGGAGGCAGTGCGATCGACGCGGGCAAAGCGGTCGCCGCCATGCTGACCAACGAGGGAAATATCGAGGACTACCTTGAGGTGGTCGGCCTGGGAAAGCCCCTGAAAAACCGCTCGGCCCCATACATCGCTGTGCCCACCACCGCCGGCACCGGCGCCGAGGTCACGCGCAACGCGGTGCTGCTGGTTCGGGAACATCGGGTTAAGGTCAGTATGCGAAGCCCGTTCCTGCTGCCGGAGGTGGCGCTGGTCGATCCGCTGCTGACGCACTCGATGGCCCCGGACGTCACCGCCGCAACGGGACTGGACGCCCTGACCCAACTGATCGAGGCGTTTGTCACGAAGAAGGCCAATCCCCTGACCGACGGGATCTGCCGCGAAGGACTGCGCTGCGCCGCCCGCTCCCTGCGTCGCGCGTTCGAGGACGGCGACGACGCAACCGCGCGCCAAGACATGGCGCTGGCCGCCCTGTTCAGCGGGCTGGCCCTGGCCAACGCCGGCCTGGGGGCGGTGCACGGCTTCGCCGGACCGCTGGGCGGCATGATCGGCGCGCCGCATGGCGTCGTCTGCGGCAGGCTCCTGCCCCACGTCATGGCCGCCAACGTAAAGGCCCTGCAGGCTCGCGTCCCCGATTCGCCTGCCCTGGCCCGATTCGACGAAATCGCGTGGATCGTGACGGGAGATGACTCGGCCCGCGCGTCGGATGGCGTCGCGTGGGTGGATGATCTCTGTCACGTCCTGACCCTGCCCGGCCTGCGGCGCCATGGCCTGACCGAGGCCGACTTCCCGGACGCCGTCGCCCAGGCGAAGAAGGCCAGCAGCATGAAGGGCAACCCCATCGAGCTGCATGACGACGAGCTGACCGCCATCCTGGCCGTCGCGATGGATTGA
- a CDS encoding putative quinol monooxygenase, with protein MVIVHVHVRVKPDCVEAFRAASLENARNSVKEPGIARFDVVQQADDPTRFILVEVYRTPDDPARHKETAHYAKWRDTVAEMMAEPRTGIKYTNVFPDERGWDSTSV; from the coding sequence ATGGTAATCGTGCACGTACACGTCCGCGTCAAGCCGGACTGCGTCGAGGCGTTTCGCGCCGCAAGCCTGGAGAACGCCCGCAACAGCGTCAAGGAGCCGGGGATTGCCCGATTCGACGTCGTCCAGCAGGCCGACGATCCGACGCGTTTCATCCTGGTCGAGGTCTATCGGACGCCGGACGACCCGGCCAGGCACAAGGAGACCGCCCACTACGCAAAGTGGCGAGACACCGTCGCCGAGATGATGGCCGAGCCTCGAACCGGGATCAAGTACACCAATGTCTTCCCGGACGAACGGGGCTGGGACTCGACGAGCGTTTGA
- a CDS encoding phospholipase D family protein translates to MLRFVSDRQIYEEVICTAVAGARRQLWLATADLKDLYVHKGGRMAPFVEVLSDLAAKQVEIRLLHAKEPGPRFRRDFDRYPNLIGGLERMLCPRVHLKCVVVDGRFAYVGSANLTGAGLGAKSPRRRNFESGIVTTDGGIVAQVMEQFDGIWRGSHCAECDRKEFCDEHIDILSAGSRPTR, encoded by the coding sequence ATGTTGAGGTTCGTCAGCGACAGGCAGATCTACGAAGAGGTCATCTGCACGGCTGTTGCCGGGGCCAGGCGGCAGCTCTGGCTGGCGACGGCGGACCTGAAGGACCTGTACGTGCACAAGGGCGGGCGGATGGCCCCGTTTGTCGAGGTGCTCTCGGACCTGGCGGCGAAGCAGGTGGAGATTCGCCTGCTCCACGCCAAGGAGCCGGGGCCGCGATTCCGCAGGGATTTCGACCGCTATCCCAACCTGATCGGCGGGCTGGAGCGGATGCTCTGTCCGAGGGTCCACCTCAAGTGCGTCGTGGTCGATGGGCGGTTCGCCTACGTGGGCAGCGCGAATCTGACCGGCGCCGGCCTCGGCGCCAAGAGCCCGCGACGGCGGAATTTCGAGTCGGGGATCGTGACGACCGACGGCGGCATCGTCGCCCAGGTGATGGAGCAGTTCGACGGGATCTGGCGGGGCAGCCACTGCGCCGAATGCGACAGAAAGGAATTCTGTGACGAACACATCGACATCCTGTCGGCCGGGAGCAGGCCGACCCGCTGA
- a CDS encoding type ISP restriction/modification enzyme, whose amino-acid sequence MRGKIAVDPVESYLKDVSEIWRSGGGVAEESYYGAMQKLLDEIGSKLKPRVRCVGQLKNTGAGTPDFGLFTADQFQRAKDTLPIEGQLPSRGVIECKPWDDDSFARSESAQVSKYWKRYNLVLVTNYRDFVLIGRDEAGKALRLESFRLAESENAFHAMLAHPHKTAREHGPRLVEFLRRVMLHAAPLTEPEDLAWFLASYAREARFRVEEKAHLPALEGLKKALEEALGMKFEGDKGEHFFRATLVQTLFYGVFSSWVLWSREHRDRPGYKFRWHDTAWTLHVPMIATLFDQIAMPKRLKPLGIDEVLDCAGVVLNRVDRAAFFSRFEDEHAVQYFYEPFLKAYDPELRKDLGVWYTPPEIVQYQVERVERVLREELNIADGLADEQVVILDPCCGTGAYLVETLKRIHKTLQDKGRSALTAQRLKKAAMERVFGFEILPAPFVISHLQLGLLLRQLDAPLNPDGSERAGVYLTNALTGWEPLEDPKTLLPFPELKAERDKANEIKQQARILVILGNPPYNGFAGTAIQEERDLVTSYRTTKRAPKPEGQGLNDLYIRFFRMAERRIVEKTGKGVICYISNYSWLEGLSHTGMRERYLEAFDRIWIDCLNGDKYKTGKLTPWGEPDPSIFSTEQNREGIQVGTAIALLVLSTPKAPDEEVHCRTLSFRHLWGKGKHAEIQRNAREEEQAEYETLSPQVSVGYPYSPIRIDQDYMTWPSLPDVFPVSFPGVQTCRDEFLVDIDRERLNERIDTYFNRELSHDEIMRQYPVVMQEGRRYTARQTRDVLLRRGRLTDGIVRYAYRPFDMRWLYWEPETKLLDEKRVDYFPHVYRGNVWLAGAQHHRRDYDPPLATASLGCRHLYEYGANLFPIYLKVIAGTDDLFSQNSGTTRANLSPCARAYLDSLSASADDLFFECLATFFSGAYVADNGFALRQGWPRVPLPGMKAALLASAALGRRIAALLDTEKPVDGVTTGQIDSRLRDIGAICRVGGGSLDPHAGHLDVMAGWGHAGKGGVCMPGSGKVEVRGQDDEALRRAFGDGILDVFLNEHAYWSNVPRAVWEYRIGGYQVVKKWLSYREKALLGRGLKVEEAEYVTEMVRRIAALILMQRELDANYEAVKADTYPWPHSEQ is encoded by the coding sequence ATGAGAGGGAAGATCGCGGTGGACCCGGTTGAGAGTTACTTGAAGGACGTGAGCGAGATCTGGCGCAGCGGCGGCGGCGTGGCTGAGGAATCCTACTACGGTGCGATGCAGAAGCTCCTGGACGAGATCGGCAGCAAGCTCAAGCCGCGTGTACGTTGCGTCGGTCAGCTCAAGAACACCGGGGCCGGGACCCCGGATTTCGGCCTGTTCACGGCCGATCAGTTCCAGCGGGCCAAGGACACGCTGCCGATCGAAGGGCAGTTGCCGTCGCGCGGCGTGATCGAGTGCAAGCCGTGGGACGACGACTCGTTTGCCCGCAGCGAAAGCGCCCAGGTCTCCAAGTACTGGAAGCGATACAATCTGGTGCTGGTCACGAACTACCGTGACTTCGTGCTCATCGGGCGCGATGAGGCGGGCAAAGCGCTGCGGCTGGAATCGTTCCGTTTGGCCGAAAGCGAGAACGCCTTCCATGCGATGCTTGCCCATCCGCACAAGACGGCCCGCGAGCACGGCCCGCGTCTCGTCGAATTCCTCCGCCGGGTGATGCTGCACGCCGCACCCCTGACGGAACCCGAAGACCTGGCGTGGTTCCTCGCCTCTTACGCCCGCGAGGCGCGGTTCCGCGTCGAGGAAAAGGCCCACCTGCCCGCGCTGGAGGGCCTCAAGAAGGCGCTCGAAGAGGCACTCGGGATGAAGTTCGAGGGCGACAAGGGCGAGCACTTCTTCCGGGCGACGCTGGTGCAGACGCTGTTTTACGGCGTGTTCAGCTCGTGGGTGCTCTGGAGCCGCGAGCACCGCGACCGGCCCGGGTACAAATTCCGCTGGCACGACACCGCCTGGACCCTGCACGTGCCGATGATCGCCACTCTCTTCGATCAGATCGCCATGCCCAAGCGGCTCAAGCCGCTCGGCATCGACGAAGTCCTCGACTGTGCGGGAGTCGTGCTCAACCGCGTGGATCGGGCCGCCTTCTTCAGCCGGTTCGAGGACGAGCATGCGGTGCAGTACTTCTATGAGCCATTCCTCAAGGCCTACGACCCCGAGCTGCGCAAGGATCTGGGCGTCTGGTACACGCCGCCGGAGATCGTGCAATATCAGGTCGAGCGCGTCGAGCGCGTGCTCCGCGAAGAGCTCAACATCGCCGACGGTCTGGCCGATGAGCAGGTCGTCATCCTCGACCCCTGCTGCGGAACCGGCGCCTATCTCGTCGAGACGCTAAAGCGAATCCACAAGACCCTGCAGGACAAAGGCCGCAGCGCCCTGACCGCGCAGCGCCTCAAGAAGGCGGCGATGGAGCGCGTCTTTGGCTTTGAAATCCTCCCGGCCCCCTTCGTGATCTCGCACCTGCAACTTGGCCTGCTGCTGCGCCAGCTCGATGCCCCCCTGAACCCCGATGGCAGCGAACGCGCCGGCGTCTATCTGACCAACGCCCTGACCGGGTGGGAACCGCTGGAAGACCCCAAGACCCTGTTGCCGTTTCCCGAACTCAAGGCCGAACGTGACAAGGCGAACGAGATCAAACAGCAGGCCCGGATTCTCGTGATCCTCGGCAATCCGCCCTACAATGGATTCGCCGGAACGGCTATTCAGGAAGAGCGCGACCTCGTGACATCTTACCGAACGACCAAACGCGCGCCGAAGCCCGAAGGGCAGGGTCTCAACGACCTTTACATCCGTTTCTTCCGGATGGCGGAGCGGCGCATCGTCGAAAAGACCGGCAAGGGCGTCATCTGCTACATCTCCAATTATTCCTGGCTTGAGGGCCTCTCCCATACCGGTATGCGCGAACGCTACCTGGAGGCGTTCGACAGGATATGGATCGATTGCCTCAATGGCGACAAGTACAAGACGGGCAAGCTGACGCCGTGGGGCGAGCCGGACCCAAGTATCTTCTCCACGGAGCAGAACCGTGAAGGAATCCAGGTCGGCACCGCCATCGCCCTGCTCGTTCTCAGTACGCCAAAGGCCCCCGATGAGGAAGTACACTGCCGCACCCTGAGCTTCCGCCACCTGTGGGGCAAGGGCAAGCACGCCGAAATCCAGCGAAATGCGCGAGAGGAAGAACAGGCTGAATACGAAACGCTCAGCCCGCAAGTATCGGTCGGATACCCATACTCCCCGATCCGCATCGATCAGGATTACATGACGTGGCCGTCTTTGCCCGACGTGTTCCCCGTTTCGTTTCCCGGCGTACAGACATGTCGAGATGAGTTCTTGGTCGATATCGACCGCGAACGTCTGAATGAACGTATCGACACGTATTTCAACCGTGAGCTTTCTCACGATGAGATCATGAGACAATACCCTGTTGTGATGCAGGAAGGTCGGCGTTACACGGCGAGACAAACCCGTGATGTCCTGCTAAGGCGGGGTCGCCTCACCGATGGTATCGTACGCTATGCATATCGCCCCTTTGATATGCGATGGCTGTATTGGGAGCCAGAGACAAAGCTGCTGGATGAGAAGAGGGTTGACTACTTTCCCCATGTCTATCGCGGCAATGTCTGGCTGGCGGGGGCTCAGCACCATCGGCGCGACTATGACCCACCTCTGGCAACCGCCAGTCTGGGCTGCCGGCATCTCTATGAGTACGGCGCGAACCTCTTCCCAATCTATCTCAAGGTAATCGCAGGGACAGACGACCTCTTCTCGCAGAACAGCGGGACTACACGTGCAAATCTCTCCCCATGCGCGCGAGCGTACCTGGACAGCTTGTCTGCAAGTGCAGACGATTTGTTCTTCGAGTGCTTGGCCACCTTTTTCTCAGGCGCTTATGTCGCTGACAATGGTTTTGCGTTGCGTCAGGGCTGGCCTCGGGTACCGCTGCCGGGGATGAAGGCGGCGTTGTTGGCATCGGCGGCGCTGGGGCGGCGGATCGCGGCGCTGCTGGATACCGAGAAGCCGGTGGACGGTGTCACGACGGGCCAGATCGATTCGCGATTGAGGGACATCGGCGCGATCTGTCGTGTCGGGGGCGGGTCGTTGGACCCGCATGCGGGGCATCTGGACGTGATGGCGGGCTGGGGCCATGCGGGCAAAGGGGGCGTGTGCATGCCGGGGTCGGGCAAGGTCGAGGTTCGAGGCCAAGACGACGAGGCACTGCGGCGGGCGTTTGGGGATGGGATTTTGGACGTCTTTTTGAACGAGCATGCGTACTGGTCGAACGTGCCGAGGGCGGTGTGGGAGTATCGGATCGGGGGGTATCAGGTGGTTAAGAAGTGGCTGAGCTATCGGGAGAAGGCCCTGCTGGGTCGGGGCCTGAAGGTCGAGGAAGCGGAATACGTTACGGAGATGGTGCGCCGGATCGCGGCGTTGATCCTGATGCAGCGGGAGTTGGACGCCAACTACGAAGCGGTCAAGGCCGACACGTATCCCTGGCCACACAGCGAACAATAG
- a CDS encoding ribonuclease H-like domain-containing protein — protein sequence MTNTSTSCRPGAGRPAEIVRPHLKCYAYLDIETTGLSWDRCDLTVVGVARVRGGDVQVGQLVGERIDARGVLSLLEGADEVYTYNGSRFDLPFIQRRLGLDVKRCLRHTDLMYDCWRQNLKGGLKVVEARLGIGRRLTEVDGFMAVRLWWDYVNNANTQALHTLLEYNREDVVNLHVLRDKLGVA from the coding sequence GTGACGAACACATCGACATCCTGTCGGCCGGGAGCAGGCCGACCCGCTGAAATCGTGCGTCCGCATCTGAAGTGTTATGCGTATCTGGACATCGAGACGACGGGGTTGAGCTGGGACCGGTGCGATCTGACGGTCGTCGGCGTCGCGCGGGTGCGGGGCGGCGACGTTCAGGTCGGCCAGCTCGTCGGCGAGCGGATCGACGCCCGAGGCGTGCTCTCGCTGTTGGAGGGGGCCGACGAGGTGTACACGTACAACGGCAGCCGGTTCGACCTGCCGTTCATCCAGCGCCGGCTGGGCCTGGACGTGAAGCGCTGCCTTCGGCACACCGATCTGATGTACGATTGCTGGCGACAGAATCTCAAGGGAGGTCTGAAGGTGGTGGAGGCCCGGCTGGGCATCGGGCGACGACTGACGGAGGTGGACGGCTTCATGGCGGTGCGGCTGTGGTGGGACTACGTCAATAACGCCAACACGCAAGCCCTGCACACCCTGCTGGAGTATAACAGGGAGGACGTCGTCAACCTGCACGTCCTGCGGGACAAGCTGGGTGTTGCGTAG
- a CDS encoding AI-2E family transporter, with the protein MPVIRDRQEQTWLTTASLVILAAVALATTLMYTRAVMIPFVVALFIVALVSPVEDFLVKRLRLPRVIGILATFLVVMAVIVLVFLLIAQATTIIVLTAGEYSASFAYMADKILEPIEYLYRQEDPPPAAPNDVGPLPSAVPGVPAPTPREPEPFVLFPLLEEADKKATLGMRPHSDEAGHDPNLPEELEQVISPDGLAAKELRIDTKQIVMDMRNYIFNIVTNTFGTILGLISGMFFVIIFVIFLLLGRNPHTEHSPVYSEVVHKIRRYVGIKVIVSAITGLLVWSILTFAGLKLAGAFGILAFLLNFIPSIGSIIATLLPIPIAVVQFQSSPWMIVLVVAVPGILQNILGNFIEPKLQGEGLNLHPVTIVLALSFWGLLWGIVGMFLAAPITAALRIVLMQFDTLKPIGKLLAGDFTSAKERVSS; encoded by the coding sequence ATGCCTGTAATTCGTGATCGACAAGAACAGACGTGGCTGACGACGGCGTCCCTGGTGATTCTGGCGGCGGTGGCGCTGGCGACGACCTTGATGTACACCCGTGCGGTGATGATCCCCTTCGTCGTCGCACTGTTCATCGTTGCGCTGGTTTCACCCGTTGAGGATTTTCTGGTCAAGCGGCTGCGGCTGCCTCGCGTCATCGGGATCCTCGCGACCTTCCTCGTGGTCATGGCTGTGATCGTGCTGGTCTTCCTTCTGATTGCCCAGGCGACCACGATCATTGTCCTGACGGCGGGGGAGTACAGCGCCAGCTTCGCCTACATGGCGGACAAGATTCTCGAACCGATCGAGTACCTCTATCGGCAAGAGGACCCGCCGCCGGCGGCGCCGAACGATGTCGGACCGCTGCCGTCGGCGGTGCCCGGCGTGCCTGCGCCGACCCCACGTGAACCGGAGCCATTCGTGCTGTTTCCTCTTCTGGAGGAGGCCGACAAAAAGGCGACCCTCGGGATGCGGCCCCACTCGGATGAGGCGGGGCACGACCCCAACTTGCCGGAGGAGCTCGAACAGGTCATTTCCCCGGATGGGCTCGCCGCCAAGGAACTGAGAATCGACACCAAGCAAATCGTCATGGATATGAGGAACTACATCTTCAATATCGTGACGAATACGTTCGGGACGATCCTCGGACTGATCTCGGGGATGTTCTTCGTGATCATCTTCGTCATCTTCCTGTTATTGGGCCGCAACCCGCACACCGAGCACTCCCCGGTCTATTCGGAGGTAGTGCACAAGATTCGACGCTACGTCGGCATCAAGGTGATCGTTTCTGCGATCACCGGCCTGCTGGTCTGGTCGATCCTGACGTTCGCCGGCCTGAAATTGGCCGGCGCCTTCGGCATCCTGGCGTTTCTGCTCAACTTCATCCCGTCGATCGGTTCGATCATTGCCACGCTGCTGCCGATCCCCATCGCCGTGGTGCAGTTCCAGTCATCTCCGTGGATGATTGTCCTGGTCGTGGCGGTCCCGGGCATTCTCCAGAATATCCTGGGCAACTTCATCGAGCCGAAGCTGCAGGGCGAGGGTCTGAATCTGCATCCGGTGACGATCGTTCTGGCACTGTCGTTCTGGGGGCTTCTGTGGGGCATCGTGGGCATGTTCCTTGCGGCGCCCATCACGGCCGCCCTGCGGATCGTCCTGATGCAGTTCGACACGCTCAAGCCGATCGGAAAACTCCTGGCGGGCGATTTCACATCGGCTAAAGAACGGGTCAGTTCGTGA
- a CDS encoding ketopantoate reductase family protein, which produces MPSNDAAQSRIRVLVYGGGAVGLGIASCLLHSGSEVDLVARPQTAAALASEGLIRTGIFGRVHAKPGSFRCYRLLGEACGGPYDYVLVCTKSFDSSAAAQDLASRRDGIGRAHLVLFQNGWGNAEAFAAHFDTQQVFNARVITGFRRPRPNEVEVTVHADGIHIGSLFGVDAGPVERLCRAINAGGIPCETTDAIEKDLWAKMLYNCALNPLGAILHVRYGVLAEHTVTRDLMDRIVCEVFEAMTAGGYATHWARAEESLAVFYDRLVPDTAAHESSMLQDITAGKRTEIDALNGAVIRLAGERDVETPYNHAVYRLIKFLEDTSDASRPKL; this is translated from the coding sequence ATGCCATCCAACGATGCGGCGCAGAGCCGCATTCGCGTGCTCGTCTACGGCGGCGGCGCGGTGGGTCTTGGCATTGCGAGCTGCCTGCTGCACTCGGGAAGCGAGGTCGATCTGGTCGCGCGGCCGCAGACGGCGGCGGCGCTGGCGAGCGAAGGCCTGATCCGGACGGGCATTTTCGGGCGGGTGCATGCCAAGCCGGGCAGCTTCCGCTGCTATCGTTTGTTGGGTGAAGCCTGCGGCGGGCCGTACGATTACGTCCTGGTCTGCACGAAGTCGTTCGATTCGTCGGCGGCCGCACAGGACCTGGCCTCCCGCCGTGACGGGATCGGCCGGGCGCATCTGGTGCTCTTTCAGAACGGCTGGGGCAATGCGGAGGCCTTTGCCGCCCATTTCGATACGCAGCAGGTGTTCAACGCGCGGGTGATCACGGGGTTCCGCCGGCCCCGGCCCAACGAGGTCGAGGTCACCGTCCACGCCGACGGCATTCACATCGGAAGCCTCTTCGGCGTCGATGCCGGACCGGTCGAGCGCCTGTGCCGGGCCATCAACGCGGGCGGCATTCCGTGCGAGACGACCGATGCGATCGAGAAGGACCTCTGGGCCAAGATGCTGTACAACTGCGCCCTCAATCCGCTCGGAGCGATTCTCCACGTGCGGTATGGCGTGCTCGCCGAGCACACGGTGACGCGGGATTTGATGGATCGGATCGTGTGCGAGGTCTTCGAGGCGATGACCGCCGGGGGATATGCCACGCATTGGGCGCGGGCGGAGGAGTCCCTGGCGGTGTTCTACGACCGGCTGGTGCCCGACACGGCCGCGCACGAGTCGTCGATGCTCCAGGACATCACGGCGGGCAAACGCACCGAGATTGACGCGCTGAACGGCGCGGTCATCCGCCTGGCCGGCGAACGCGACGTCGAGACCCCGTACAATCATGCCGTCTATCGCTTGATCAAGTTTCTGGAGGATACTTCAGACGCGTCACGTCCGAAGTTGTGA
- a CDS encoding endonuclease MutS2: MAGKRIDEHTLRVLEFEDVKTLVASYAASDLGRDAAGKLYPSVDLRWARVRIAETSELRAVLDRGERVPMAGLRDIRTMFKQFGKKETVFEPEQLLEIADTLAASGRLRIFLTNLETSQGRHLCEMGNKLGDFTALVEEVSRCVGGDKRVRDSASDKLKEIRRTIGLLSERIHEKFADIVASAQLRRALENDKFLMRHGRPVVAIKANYRHALRGTVLDRSNTGATLYVEPDELVEMSNELEDALFEEKKEVGRILWHLTRLVLHEQQAILDSVRTLALVDLTYAKARFSVAYDMTAPEIRSDGALHLRQARHPLLLQWAARQKGVEVRELTDEVVPINVRLGDDFDLLLVTGPNTGGKTVVLKTIGLLAVMAQSGMHIPARAGSSLSVFRQVYADIGDEQSIQQSLSTFSAHMRQVVKILTGTNDGTLVLLDELGAGTDPIEGAILATSILDGLMTRGGKVVATSHLGQLKTFAYTTPRAENASVQFDTETLRPTYHLLIGTPGSSNALVIARRLGMPRAVLERAETLLAQESDGSSELINQVQATREDAERKRTEAQGVLDETQEVRRRVRERLGRVREQERRLRQQADHEIERSMRAVRELVGRFAGEMQNAPQTWSGKASELTTRILELAAETPLAVRQAQFIETLRRGDSVYVLPFRREGVVDRIHRKRKTLVVFVGSKQIEVPFAEVGRPEQQMGAH, translated from the coding sequence ATGGCAGGCAAGAGAATCGACGAACATACGCTGAGGGTGCTTGAATTCGAGGACGTGAAGACCCTCGTGGCCTCGTATGCCGCCAGCGACCTGGGGCGGGACGCGGCGGGGAAGCTGTATCCGTCGGTCGATCTGCGGTGGGCCCGGGTGCGCATCGCCGAGACGTCGGAGTTGCGTGCGGTGCTGGATCGGGGCGAGCGCGTTCCGATGGCGGGGCTTCGCGACATCCGGACGATGTTCAAACAGTTCGGCAAGAAGGAGACCGTTTTCGAGCCGGAGCAACTGCTGGAGATCGCCGATACGCTGGCGGCCAGCGGCCGGCTGCGGATCTTCCTGACCAATCTGGAGACCTCGCAGGGTCGGCACCTGTGCGAGATGGGCAACAAGCTCGGCGATTTTACCGCTCTGGTCGAGGAGGTCAGCCGGTGCGTCGGCGGCGACAAGCGCGTCCGCGACAGCGCGTCGGACAAGCTCAAGGAGATTCGCCGGACGATTGGGCTGCTCAGTGAGCGGATTCACGAGAAATTCGCGGACATCGTTGCATCGGCCCAGTTGCGCAGGGCCCTCGAGAACGACAAGTTTCTGATGCGGCACGGCCGGCCCGTCGTCGCGATCAAGGCCAACTATCGGCACGCCCTGCGAGGCACCGTGCTCGACCGCTCCAATACGGGCGCGACGCTGTATGTCGAGCCGGACGAACTGGTCGAGATGAGCAACGAGCTGGAGGACGCGCTCTTCGAAGAGAAGAAGGAGGTCGGCCGCATCCTGTGGCACCTGACCCGGCTCGTTCTGCACGAGCAGCAGGCCATCCTCGACAGCGTGCGAACGCTGGCGCTGGTGGACCTGACCTACGCCAAGGCACGGTTCAGCGTTGCGTACGACATGACGGCGCCCGAGATTCGCTCCGACGGGGCGCTGCATCTGAGACAGGCCCGCCACCCGCTGCTGCTCCAGTGGGCGGCGCGGCAGAAGGGGGTCGAGGTCAGGGAGTTGACCGACGAGGTCGTGCCGATCAACGTGCGCCTCGGCGACGATTTCGATCTTCTGCTGGTGACCGGTCCGAACACCGGCGGCAAGACGGTGGTGCTCAAGACCATCGGTCTGCTGGCGGTGATGGCGCAGAGCGGGATGCACATTCCGGCCCGCGCCGGATCGAGCCTGTCGGTCTTCCGGCAGGTCTACGCCGACATCGGCGACGAGCAGAGCATCCAGCAGAGCCTGAGCACCTTCTCGGCCCACATGCGTCAGGTCGTCAAGATCCTCACCGGGACCAACGACGGCACGCTGGTGCTGCTGGACGAGCTGGGCGCGGGCACCGATCCGATCGAGGGGGCGATCCTGGCCACGTCGATTCTGGACGGCCTGATGACACGGGGCGGCAAGGTGGTGGCGACCTCGCACCTGGGCCAGCTCAAGACGTTTGCCTATACGACGCCCCGCGCCGAGAACGCCTCGGTGCAGTTCGACACGGAAACGCTGCGTCCGACGTACCACCTGCTGATCGGCACGCCGGGCAGCAGCAACGCGCTGGTCATCGCCCGGCGTCTGGGGATGCCCAGAGCGGTGCTCGAACGGGCCGAGACGCTGCTCGCACAGGAATCCGACGGCAGCTCGGAGCTGATCAACCAGGTCCAGGCGACGCGGGAGGACGCCGAGCGCAAGCGGACGGAAGCACAGGGCGTGCTCGACGAGACGCAAGAGGTCCGCCGGCGCGTCCGCGAGAGGCTCGGCCGGGTCCGCGAGCAGGAGCGCCGGCTTCGCCAGCAGGCGGACCACGAGATCGAGCGTTCGATGCGAGCCGTACGCGAGCTGGTGGGTCGCTTCGCCGGCGAGATGCAGAACGCCCCGCAGACTTGGAGCGGCAAGGCCTCGGAACTGACGACGCGAATCCTGGAGCTGGCGGCCGAAACACCGCTGGCCGTTCGGCAGGCCCAGTTCATCGAGACGCTCCGGCGGGGCGACAGCGTCTACGTCCTGCCGTTTCGTCGCGAGGGGGTGGTCGATCGCATCCACCGCAAGCGCAAGACGCTGGTCGTGTTCGTTGGGAGCAAGCAGATCGAGGTCCCGTTCGCGGAAGTCGGTCGCCCGGAGCAGCAGATGGGGGCGCACTGA